One genomic region from Streptomyces sp. NBC_00582 encodes:
- the rplS gene encoding 50S ribosomal protein L19, with translation MSHLLDSVDAASLRSDVPAFRPGDTVNVHVRVIEGNRSRVQQFKGVVIRRQGAGVRETFTVRKVSFSVGVERTFPVHTPIVEKIELVTRGDVRRAKLYYLRELRGKAAKIKEKRDN, from the coding sequence ATGTCTCACCTGCTCGACTCCGTCGACGCCGCGTCGCTGCGCAGCGACGTCCCGGCCTTCCGCCCGGGCGACACCGTCAACGTCCACGTCCGCGTCATCGAGGGCAACCGCTCTCGTGTGCAGCAGTTCAAGGGCGTCGTCATCCGCCGCCAGGGCGCCGGTGTCCGCGAGACCTTCACGGTCCGCAAGGTCTCGTTCTCCGTCGGCGTCGAGCGCACCTTCCCGGTGCACACCCCGATCGTCGAGAAGATCGAGCTCGTCACCCGCGGTGATGTGCGTCGCGCCAAGCTGTACTACCTCCGTGAGCTGCGCGGCAAGGCCGCGAAGATCAAGGAGAAGCGCGACAACTGA
- the lepB gene encoding signal peptidase I yields the protein MDTEAQPTTERDRSSRPDQGAVEGRSRFSLTAWIAEWLPGGRISLTLLICLVFLLVLNAFVVQPFQIPSGSMENGLRIGDRVLVNKLAYRFGAEPRRGDVVVFDGTEYFGNSDYVKRVVGVGGDHVVCCDKEGRIRVNGRSVDESTFLYPGDSPSTVDFDVRVPEGTLFVLGDHRGASSDSRDHLGSPGGGMIPVDRVIGRADWIVWPYGHLTRLTRPSAYARVPTASGQGANGSRTAAGAHG from the coding sequence ATGGACACCGAAGCTCAGCCGACGACGGAGCGCGACCGCTCCTCCCGCCCCGATCAGGGGGCCGTGGAGGGACGGTCGCGTTTCTCGTTGACGGCGTGGATCGCCGAGTGGCTGCCGGGCGGCCGCATCAGCCTCACCCTGCTGATCTGCCTGGTGTTTTTGCTGGTCCTCAACGCTTTCGTGGTTCAACCATTCCAGATTCCCAGCGGATCCATGGAAAACGGATTGAGGATCGGCGACCGCGTTCTCGTAAATAAGTTGGCGTACCGTTTCGGTGCCGAGCCGCGGCGCGGCGATGTCGTCGTGTTCGACGGCACCGAGTACTTCGGGAACTCCGACTACGTCAAACGCGTCGTGGGGGTAGGCGGAGACCACGTGGTCTGCTGCGACAAGGAGGGGAGGATCCGGGTGAACGGCCGGTCGGTCGACGAGTCGACCTTCCTGTATCCGGGCGACAGCCCGTCCACGGTGGACTTCGACGTCCGTGTTCCCGAGGGCACCCTGTTCGTCCTCGGCGACCACCGCGGCGCCTCCAGCGACTCCCGCGACCACCTGGGCTCACCGGGCGGCGGCATGATCCCCGTGGACCGGGTGATCGGCCGCGCCGACTGGATCGTATGGCCGTACGGGCATCTGACCCGGCTGACCCGCCCGAGCGCCTACGCGCGCGTGCCCACCGCGAGCGGCCAGGGGGCGAACGGCTCACGGACGGCGGCGGGTGCCCATGGGTAA
- the rpsP gene encoding 30S ribosomal protein S16, with translation MAVKIKLKRLGKIRSPHYRIVVADSRTRRDGRAIEEIGKYHPTYNPSVIEVDADRVAYWLGVGAQPTEPVLAILKKTGDWQKFKGEPAPAPLLVAAPKKARPSFEALGGDDAGKGEAITQKKKAEKKDEAAAESESTEA, from the coding sequence GTGGCAGTCAAGATCAAGCTGAAGCGTCTGGGCAAGATCCGTTCGCCTCACTACCGCATCGTCGTCGCCGACTCCCGCACCCGCCGTGACGGCCGTGCGATCGAGGAGATCGGCAAGTACCACCCGACCTACAACCCGTCGGTCATCGAGGTGGACGCCGACCGCGTCGCGTACTGGCTGGGTGTCGGCGCGCAGCCGACCGAGCCCGTCCTCGCCATCCTGAAGAAGACCGGCGACTGGCAGAAGTTCAAGGGCGAGCCCGCCCCGGCTCCGCTGCTCGTGGCCGCTCCCAAGAAGGCGCGCCCCTCGTTCGAGGCCCTCGGTGGCGACGACGCGGGCAAGGGTGAGGCGATCACCCAGAAGAAGAAGGCCGAGAAGAAGGACGAGGCCGCCGCTGAGTCCGAGTCGACCGAGGCCTGA
- a CDS encoding RNA-binding protein codes for MLEEALEHLVKGIVDNPDDVQVASRNLRRGRVLEVRVHPDDLGKVIGRNGRTARALRTVVGAIGGRGVRVDLVDVDHVR; via the coding sequence ATGCTCGAGGAGGCTCTCGAGCACCTCGTGAAGGGCATCGTCGACAACCCTGACGATGTGCAGGTCGCCTCGCGCAACCTGCGCCGCGGGCGTGTGCTCGAGGTCCGGGTCCACCCCGACGACCTCGGCAAGGTGATCGGCCGCAACGGCCGCACCGCACGCGCTCTGCGCACCGTCGTGGGCGCCATCGGCGGCCGCGGAGTCCGCGTCGACCTCGTCGACGTCGACCACGTCCGCTGA
- the rimM gene encoding ribosome maturation factor RimM (Essential for efficient processing of 16S rRNA) — translation MQLVVARIGRAHGIKGEVTVEVRTDEPELRLAPGAVLLTDPASTGPLTIETGRVHSGRLLLRFEGVKDRNGAEALRNTLLIAEVDPDELPEEDDEYYDHQLMDLDVVTTDGVEVGRITEISHLPSQDLFIVERPDGTEVMIPFVSEIVTEIDLEEQRAVIDPPPGLIDDRAEIDSTRDDS, via the coding sequence GTGCAGCTGGTAGTCGCCCGCATCGGGCGCGCCCACGGCATCAAGGGCGAGGTCACGGTGGAGGTCCGCACCGACGAGCCGGAGCTGAGGCTCGCGCCGGGCGCCGTCCTGCTCACGGACCCCGCCTCGACGGGCCCGCTCACCATCGAGACCGGCCGGGTCCACAGCGGCCGCCTCCTCCTGCGCTTCGAGGGCGTCAAGGACCGCAACGGCGCCGAGGCGCTGCGCAACACCCTCCTGATCGCCGAGGTCGACCCCGACGAACTGCCGGAGGAGGACGACGAGTACTACGACCACCAGCTCATGGACCTGGACGTCGTCACCACGGACGGGGTGGAGGTCGGCCGCATCACCGAGATCTCGCACCTGCCCTCCCAGGACCTCTTCATCGTCGAGCGCCCGGACGGCACCGAGGTGATGATCCCGTTCGTCTCGGAGATCGTCACCGAGATCGACCTTGAGGAGCAGCGCGCGGTGATCGACCCGCCGCCGGGGCTCATCGACGACCGCGCCGAGATCGACTCCACCCGGGACGACTCCTGA
- the trmD gene encoding tRNA (guanosine(37)-N1)-methyltransferase TrmD, translating into MRLDVVTIFPEYLDPLNVSLVGKARARGQLDVRVHDLRQWTHDRHHTVDDTPYGGGPGMVMKTEPWGDALDEILADGYETGSTLPAIVVPTPSGRPFTQELAVELSERPWLIFTPARYEGIDRRVVDEYATRIPVYEVSIGDYVLAGGEAAVLVVTEAVARLLPGVLGNAESHRDDSFAPGAMASLLEGPVYTKPPVWRAREIPEVLLSGHHGKIARWRRDEALRRTTAHRPDLIERCAPEAFDKKDRETLSVLGWAPDREGEPYGRFWRRTEGVEE; encoded by the coding sequence ATGCGCCTCGACGTCGTCACGATCTTCCCCGAGTACCTCGACCCGCTGAACGTCTCCCTCGTCGGCAAGGCACGCGCGCGAGGACAGCTCGACGTACGGGTGCACGACCTGCGGCAGTGGACCCACGACCGGCACCACACCGTCGACGACACCCCGTACGGCGGCGGGCCCGGCATGGTCATGAAGACCGAGCCCTGGGGCGACGCCCTGGACGAGATCCTCGCCGACGGCTACGAGACCGGCTCCACGCTCCCCGCGATCGTCGTCCCCACCCCGAGCGGCCGCCCCTTCACCCAGGAACTCGCCGTCGAACTCTCCGAGCGGCCCTGGCTGATCTTCACCCCGGCCCGCTACGAGGGCATCGACCGACGGGTCGTCGACGAGTACGCCACGCGGATCCCCGTGTACGAGGTCTCCATCGGCGACTACGTCCTCGCCGGCGGCGAGGCGGCCGTCCTCGTCGTCACCGAGGCCGTGGCCCGGCTGCTGCCCGGGGTGCTCGGCAACGCCGAGTCCCACCGCGACGACTCCTTCGCACCCGGCGCCATGGCGAGCCTCCTGGAGGGCCCCGTCTACACCAAGCCGCCCGTCTGGCGCGCGAGGGAGATCCCGGAGGTCCTGCTCAGCGGCCACCACGGCAAGATCGCCCGCTGGCGCCGCGACGAGGCACTGCGCCGTACGACGGCCCACCGACCCGACCTGATCGAGCGCTGCGCACCCGAGGCCTTCGACAAGAAGGACCGCGAGACGCTCTCCGTGCTGGGCTGGGCACCCGACCGGGAGGGCGAGCCCTACGGCCGATTTTGGCGCAGGACCGAGGGCGTGGAAGAATAG